The genomic interval aggaagaagaagggCACAATTGGGTTTTTAGTGCTGACCAGCTGGAAAACGAGGGTACAGGTATGTAGTGGCAAACATGGTTcccttttgaaatattatgttCCTTCCCGTTATTCTTACCAATGTTTTGttctttaataattgttaTGTCCGTTAGGGGAAGATCCTGGGTGGCATTTTTTTCAGGATCCAACAAACCCAATTGGTCATTCAAACGGTGATAATGACCTAGCTAACAATGTGCTTCGGGTATGCCTTAACACATCCATTTTTCTTGTTGTTCATTCTTGGCCGTCAGATTTAGTGtcttattttgttgtttgaatTCCAATTCATTACTGGTTTTCACCCCATTATCTATGACCTACGCAGCCAATTGAATTTGTCTGGAAATTTATATTAGACCTCAACTATGCCTTCCTCATTGATACCATTCAAATTGCCTGCAGCTTCAAATTAATGATCAACGCTTTGAGGATGCAGAGGAGATGGAGCAGGAGAATGAGAGTGACCATCAGTGAGCCTTCAACCATCATAGAATTCACAGAGTGGCAAATTTGAGTCAGGTGTTCCCTCTTAATCCATGTCCATTCTCTTGCTGTATACTGAGCGAACAACTTCTGATGTAAACATGAGTGGCATGAGGTAGTCACCTGTTAACATTCTAATGTTTTGTTGTATTAAATGATTAACATTATAAGTAGCAAAAGTTCGGATCAATATGCAATCAGATTGTGTTTTCACCTTGCATTAATGTGGCGCTTTCTACCTTCATGGGGAGGCAGGAAAAATGAAGATGGGGGCTtttctccccccccccccccccccccttcttctgaattttggaaaataaacaGATATCCCTCAATGCTAATCGTAATTATCTTTAACCTACAGTACTTCAGTGTATTAAAGTTTTGTCtatatgcttttaaaattacatgtaCGTTTGCCGCCCTTTAAATATATCTGCATATCCTAATATATTTTGCAGCTTCAAGAATGCACCAAATGGTGAAGTTGCTTAgattttttaacttgatttgcTTGGTTGAATGTCAGTGTCAATAAATGGCTAACTAGACACCAAACCTAAGAACCGTAATCAAAAAATGCAgacaataaacaaattttattacgcGTACAGCTAGTCCTTTGGTCAAAATTCCATTCGCTTCTCTTAGAATTATTAGCAGcccttttttttggttattaataACGTTGTTATTACGCTTCGCAACACACGTTccacaattaaataaattatccattcttgaataaaattattactgcGGAAAGTTGAAGTCAGTTCCAGGAAGTGCAGCTGTTGACCGATATGACTTGGAGATGATCCATTCGAACATACTGGATCCTAGCATATGTCGTTCTATAATTGGAtgatcttctttttctttttcttttccaagtTAATCATGAACATGAGATTCCTTAGCAGTGgttatgtttcatttttacCCAACCTACATCTATTAGGGATTCGTTTGATACAATTTTTCAAGTAAAGTTTATATTAGTAGAATTTTtataagtagagtttttatctaaaaaactttaattatttggcTGTCAATAAGAgcttttgttaaaaatttatgaaattactttaatagataaattttttaaagttatattataaaaaaaataaaataaaattgttaaataagtagagggtgttttaaatattttaacatttaaaaataacttttcaaCCTCTATTCTCAAAAGtccaaaatttaagttttttctaGAGAATCaaaatagcttatttaagGTTGAAAAActttattagaaaaacaattaaataataacaaaaattatgatgagagcttattgaattaaatagaCACTTATAACTATTCAAGAAACTGTACCAAAAAGGCACTAAAAATTGTTTCTGTATAATCCAAGAATAATTGACAACTAAATTATAATTGCCTTATTTAGAACAACTCTTGCGTGAAtgtaaattacattattttgatCCCTATATTCTTTGTATTTTGAGCCAGTCAATTGATCCTACATCTCTGTCTTTTAAGTTAGTTCCTATGACGTGATAGTATTGATAACGGGTGAAAGCAGAGATTTGAACTTTATAAGCATGTAACGTACTTATACTAACATGAGTGGGGCGGGGAGCAAGATCAAAACCTCAAAATAGCCATGCCGACACCTCAAAGCAATTTTGGTTTAAGAAAATTCTTAGTTCGAGGTTACAGACAAAACAAATCTTTCAGATTTGATGAGCTTGTCCTGCTCAGATAGATGTCCCCATTAGGGCTTCATGAAGAGTGGTGAAACGAGGCAAAGCCACTAATATAAGAGTACATTAAATCTTGAAATCATGTACAAGCACAACAAACGTAGTTTATGGTAGAAAGCAATTTATTCGCAGTCTATAAAACAAAGTTTTTGCTTTCTTCCAGTACAAAAGCATGAAATGTGGTACAATATTTGCTTGAAATCGAAAACAACATTGACTAATTGCAATGCTCTAAAGCAGAGAGTGATCTTGGAGTTGGGATGACCGCAAGTGGCTCTGACTTTTTCAGTGCCATTAAAAGCTTATCGGAAAGATCAAGCTTTGTTTCCTCAGGCAAACTCCACTCAAAAAGATGCAACAGGTTGGCCAATACATGAGGAACAATCTTCTCTGCTAGAGGAATTCCAGGACAAACCCTCCTCCCCGAACCAAATGGAagataattgaaattgtttccTTGAAAATCACCTATCTTGACATCTTCCAGGAACCTATCAGGTCGAAAATCTTGAGGATTTTCCCATACCTCAGGATTCGTCTGTATCGCCCACGCATTGATGAAAATTGTTGAGCCCTTGGGAATTGTATACCCAGACAAGTTGCTTGTTGCACTAGGCCTTCGCGTGATTAGAAGCGGCGCGGGTGGATGCAATCGCAATGCCTCTTTTACAATTGCTTCCAAGTAAGGCAATCTGGCAAGATGAAACTCTTCCACAACACTGTCAGGTGCTACCACTTGCTCCAGTTCGTTGCGGGCTTTTCTCATTAGCTCCGGTTTGTGCAGCAGCTCTGTCATCGCCCACTCTACAGTGATTGATGTTGTATCCGTACTTCCAATAGCCATATCCTGTTGAGTGTTAACAATTCaatacaaaatcaaaagaGGAAAAGACCGAAAATACTTCAAAGCAACCAAAAGTTGATAAGATATTAACCAAAAACATAGCCTTTATTTGGTCCGTGGATAAGGAATAATCTCCTTGCTGCTGAAGCTCCAACAAGGTTTGTAGAAAATCTTTGCTCGACTTCCCCTCATTCCTGTCCTGTCCAGTCTGACCAGGTCTCAATAATGACTCGAAAATCCTATCGAACCGAGCTGTAAGCTTTTTTGCTTTGGATTGATGTCCCTGTAAGTCAAAGCGAGcaagaagaggaaaaagatCAGAAAGGCCTCCCGAACCCAACAATTGAAACATTGCCTCGATTAATTCCCTAAATTGAATCGCGATAGGGTCCCAATCCTCTCCTCGCACTGAAGCCCCCCATAACATTCTTGTTGCTACATCTAGAAAAGTTAAGAACATCAGCTCACGTAATTTAATAGGTGAACCAACCCGTCCACTGACATCCTTCATTGATCTTAAAACTGCTTGTCTACGAATCGCAGAAGAAGCATTAATGCTTGTGTTACTCATAGTTTCACGAACAAGAACTTGACGCAACTTGGGCCATTCAGGACTCGCGGCTATAGACATCCCTCCGTATGCTAAAACTGATGCAGCTGCAGGTAGATCACGGTTGGCAAATACCACATCATGCTCTTTGAGGACTTGTTTGGCAAGTGAAGGTGAGCCGATCACAATGCACAATTTGCTGCCCAGATGCAATTTGAAGATTGGACCATAAATTTGGGACAATTTGCCAAAGTAATGATGCAAGTTTGGTTCAAGAGAAAGGAAGTTTCCGACTAAGGGCAGGGGTCTTGGACCGGGTGGCAGCGGCGGTGTGCTTCTAGTTGGTTTCTTAATGAGCCATGCATAGCAAGAAATTGCAAATGTTGCCGCCAAAAGAATTTGTATCACTCTGGAGCTGGTGATTGTGCGCTCATTGAATTCAAAGAATAAACCAACGAAATTATGGATAAGTTTTGATAACATGTTTGATACTATCAAGCCTGGAAAACAAACGAAGAGGAAGCGGTGGGACTTGTTTCGCTGAAAAGGAGTGCGAGTGTGGGTGCAAGAAATAATTGGTCAAATGACTGGTATAAATAAGTGAGGAGTGATAtcgaaaaattaaaaaattaaagtccTTCTCggactttaacaaaaaaaaaaaaaaaaaggctaaagatgacttcttttattttacatcATCACATGTTTCTTTTGTAGAATTGTGCGGGGCGTTGTCACTTTACGTTATTGTACATCTCAAGAAATGACATGCAAATTAACAGTATTACAGTTGGTATAACTGATTTGACCCGGTTAAAAACCAGTTACAAGAATAATCAATTCGGTTTAATcccttttaataattttgatacaaCCTAAAAGGACATGAAAGTTTTCGTTCAACAAATTTCGGTGATACTAAAAATACTGTATTTTtctagagaaaaaaaaggaccattttattttaatcctCAGTTTAACCTGTTCGACGCTCCGGTTGTCCCTTCTCTTTTTGTGCAGATATCCTTCATTCATTGTTTCCTCTTTGCCTTTCATTGCTTGCTCACCAACTCGATcataatcttttaaatttaatttccaaaCTGCTAGTTCTagcaccccccccccccccccaaggGGTAGCTGATAGAGAGTGCTTCACCATGGCACCGTGGTTGTGGCTAATGTTTCATTGATAGCCGTGATAGATGGAAAAAAGTCAGTCCTTATTTtcttaagttaatttaattaatgagaatGGATACTCAAAGGGATGGAAATTTGTTAATGGTTATGTCGGCATCTTAATTGCCGGGCTTGTGTAGTATCTTAAaaatttgacattttttttcttccgaTTCATGTTTAATCACCCAAACTCGCATTCCCTCTTCACGATTGCCCTCTTATTACCTTTAGTTGTGCAATTAATTTCCATTCGTCCGATTtcattagtttaattaatttgacgAATGATATCTGCTTTATGTTAGTAAATCTATTATGTAAGATAATAAGGCCCAATTGTGCGgctatgattttttttttcttttaaatttcgTACGAACTAAAACAATTCTTCTTCTACTACTACGGTACTATTATTACAAAGCCCGGTACTTTTTTTTCCAGACCCTCTTATAATTGTTTAtgacaattaaaaaacaaaatgaaattttagtcATTCAACTTTATTAATACCAATAAAAGGATTTATAGatgagaattaaaattaagcgTGTAGAAAATGGAAGGTTTAATGGACGAATAAGAGTTGGGAGTATAggataattaaaatttctaaataaataaaagaaagttgtccctacaaaagaaaaaaaagaagaaggttGATGCTGGTAAGGAAAGTTTGAGAGTAAAAACTTATTTACTctctatattatgaggttagtaACTATTCAgttccttatttttatttttaaaatatatcgaAACATCCATactaaattattgacatttatgccattattttttatttgttttgatttgtttttacaataaaacCCTCTttcaataatgtttctttcttttgggatattaataaaaaaaataccaattaatgtatattctttttatttttattttattttttgaggtGAAATTGGTAATCTAATCTTTTTATTAAcgtccaaaaaataaaaacataattgtaagaatattattctaaaagcaagccaaaagtaataaaaaataatggcaggTTATGGATGTTttgagttatttttaaaaatacagagaTTAAATGGCCCTAACCTTATAATATAGGggactaaatgagcttttaccctaTCCAatccattaatattaataagagATAAATGATCTAAAtcttaaactaaaaaaaatcaagaaacaaaTCTTAGCCACAGAACCTAAGAAATTGCAAGTGTAAATAAATCTTaagaaaactaaataaaatagagtTCGCTCTAGTGAACGCCTTGTTGCGTAAGGCTTGTCCCATATAGTTGGAATTGTGTTTCGTTAGTCTCTCAGCGCAGGATAGAATTTTCTTCACATCCACTCCTTGCGAATATTTCTCTCCACCGACTATCCAGCGCCTTTCAGTTTTAACTCATAGAGTCAGAAGATTTAGTCAGGCaccaatgggcctttggtcCAGTGGGAGAATCCTTACACTTACAATATTGAGTGCAAGAGTTTGAGCCTCCATAAAAGTATTTATGAGGGTTATTTACAATCTtccctcaattatcaaataattgagtggagccaGTTTATCcctcacgaaatgtgagtggagtggaCAActctcgaatatttgagagggtttaAAGAATCTGGGCAGCGTTTCAAAAGAGTATATACCACGAAGAAAGTCCCAATTGTAGAAtttgtttgttaatattaattataatacttgATGTAATATCAGTAACAATTCTGTAtaacagtattaaaaaaaaaaaaaatttagtcagGCGGTGCCAGTCGCTTTCGCTGAAAGGGGAAGAGGAGCATTGATATAACCACATTGGGTAAGGCTGTTATTACCAGTGAGAAGCAAGTGTTAACCAACTCACTTGTGGGTAAGGTCTTTTCTGCAAAAGCCATCAATAGAGAAGGTTTTCGCTTGGCAATTTAAAAGATGTGGAACACTATAAAAGGGGTTACTGTTGAGAGTTTGGGGGACAATCGTTTCATCttccattttcattcaaatattgACAAGAAAAGGATTCTCAGAGCCGGCCCGTGGCATTTTAATAACTCTCTAATCACGCTGGTAGAGCCGCAGGGGCCGGTagatatttctaaaatttatttcacaaaGACTCCGTTTTGGGTCCAAATTCATAACAGTCCCATCGTTTGTATGAATAAAGAAACATGACTGGCTTTGGGAAAATTAATTGGTGAAGTGGAAGAGGTAGATTCAGGGCAAACGGGAGAGTGTTTTGATAGATTTATCCGTGTACGGGTACAGATTAACATTACTCAACCCTTACAGAGGGTACTTGTTGGGAAGCTTTTTGTAGAGGAGGGAGATGTCATCATGCTACCTTTGCTTTATGAACGTCTACCAGAATTCTGTTATTATTCGGCATGATTGGTCATACTTACAAGGATTGCGAGATTATGCCCCACAatgcaaaagaagaaaatgttggCTATGGCGCTTGGTTAAAAGCCACCACGATGGCCATAAAGAATAAGTAGGGGAGACGCAACAGAAGGGGAAAGTTCCAAAACCACGTGAGTCGGAACAGGGGAACGATCATGGTGAGTTGGCTCACGTGCAGATAGGTACAAACGAAAGCAAAAAGGCGAGGGACTGGACGGAGGCACTCAACAATTCCAATTCCTTAGCGAGCTCAAAGATAATCTCCTAACCAAGAATTACGGAAAATCTAGCCGAAAGGAATGGTTGCGCAGttgaaatctcagagtttagtCCAGCCCATTCGCCACACGTCCAACAAGATAAGCCGTATGTTGTGCCCCAGCCTTGTTTGGTCTCGACCCAAATCATCGATAATTCTCAATCCAAATCCGGGAGTGCTAGTTGCCATGCACACAGACGGTGGAAATTACTAGCCCGGAAGCAAGCATGCTCCACGAACTCAACAACTTCTTTTTCCGCTGGCCAGGAATATCTGAAAAGACATAGCGAGGAGATGACGATAGATGGCCCAGGAAAAAAAGGGGTTAAAAGTACAGAAGATGTTTCCTCTGATGTTTCCATGGTGGTGGCTGGATTCCAGCCACGCCTAACACAATGAGGGCCTTATGTTGGGATGTTCGAGGCTTGGGGAACCCTCGAACATTCCATGATTTACAACAAGTTCTCCACCAGTATAaaccaaattttgttttcttaagtGAAACCAAACGAAACTCCtatcaaatgaaaatcattcgagttaagttaaattatgatttttggcTTTAGGTGGGTTGTTTGGGTTATAGTGGGGTGTTAGCTTTACTCTGGAATTCTAGtattaatatcaatatattGTCTTATAATCTGCACCATATTGATATGTTGATTTTGCCCAATGATAACCTCACTCGGCGATTTACAGGATTTTATGGCCACTCTGaacaatgcaaaaaaaaaaaaaaaaaattcctagaGCTTATTCCAAAGTTTATCTAGGCTTTCAATAGCCCCTTGGCTATGTGGAGGCGATTTTAACGAGATTTTGAAGACTGATGAGAAAAGAGGAGGTAtcccaaaaaatataaacttccTGTGTGATTTCAAAGATGCTTTACAAGATTGTGACGTGTGTGACCTTGGATGCCAAGGTTATCCATTCACCTGGTCAAATAAAAGATATGGGGATGGGGATGTGTTAATTGAAGAGCGGATCGATTGGTTTTTATGTACTAGAGACTGGAATGACATCTTTACGGGGGCTGTGGTGTCTAATATTCAAGCATTCGAGTCAGATCACCTTCCAATCGTGATTGAcatttttaaaaggaaaatgaatttaagaGAAAAACGAGCTAAGTGGGGTAAACAGTTCCACTATGAGAATTATTGGAGATGATATGATGACAGCAAGCATTTAATAAGTGGAGTCTGGTGTAACAAGCATGTCGCTGATATCCTTAACCCGCTCGACAACTTCCTCAATAGAATAGAAATAATTAGAGCGACTTGGCAGAAGTGGAGCTCCCAGCGTTTtggaaacaacaaaaattgcTAAAAAGGCTCAATTGTCAGCTTATGGCCATCAAAAGTGGCCGCACATACATCCAGTGATTGACTGATATCCAAAACCTGGAAAGGCATATTGAAGACTTAATGAAGGAATGATGAGCTATATTGGTATCAGAGGTCTAGAATCTCTTGGCTATAGGCGAAAGACAGGAATACAAGATGTGAAAGCAAATTCAAGAAGACAACGAAATCTGATTGAAAGCATCCTAGATGGATATAATATATGGAAAGAGGAGCCTGAAGAAGTTGACgtagaatttataaattacttCTAGTATTTTTCAATCTTCCAATCCAAGACCAGATAATGTAAAGGATGCTCTTGTTTTTTTACAGCCGAAAGTTATGAATGAGATGAATGAAATGCTTACTCAAGTGTTCACAAAGGAAGAGGTTCGGGATGTTTTGTTTCAGATGAATCCAAATAAAGCTCTAGGCCTTGATGGTTTTCCCGTCTCATTTTTTCACTCATACTAGAGCTTCATTGGTGATTCAGTGGCTGATGCATGCCTGAACTTTCTCTATGAAGGTGGAGATTTGCGCAAGATTAATCATGCCCAGGTTGTATTAATTCCCAAGGTTAAAGTTCCACTTAGAGTGGGCGATTTTCGACCCATAAGTCTGTGCAAtgtcatttacaaaattattactaaGGTTTTAGCTAATTGGTTAAAGCCTATTTtgcaagagattatctcctcAAACTAATGTGCCTTTGTCCCTGGCAGGCTAATTACAGATAACATTATTATTGGTTATGAATGCCTGCACAAAATTCGGAACCAGAGGCGAGCGAAACAATATTCAGTAGCCTTAAAATTGGATGTTAGTAAAGCCTATAACAGAATTGAATGGGGTTTTCTCAAGGCAGTCATGT from Citrus sinensis cultivar Valencia sweet orange chromosome 9, DVS_A1.0, whole genome shotgun sequence carries:
- the LOC127899633 gene encoding ferruginol synthase-like, producing the protein MLSKLIHNFVGLFFEFNERTITSSRVIQILLAATFAISCYAWLIKKPTRSTPPLPPGPRPLPLVGNFLSLEPNLHHYFGKLSQIYGPIFKLHLGSKLCIVIGSPSLAKQVLKEHDVVFANRDLPAAASVLAYGGMSIAASPEWPKLRQVLVRETMSNTSINASSAIRRQAVLRSMKDVSGRVGSPIKLRELMFLTFLDVATRMLWGASVRGEDWDPIAIQFRELIEAMFQLLGSGGLSDLFPLLARFDLQGHQSKAKKLTARFDRIFESLLRPGQTGQDRNEGKSSKDFLQTLLELQQQGDYSLSTDQIKAMFLDMAIGSTDTTSITVEWAMTELLHKPELMRKARNELEQVVAPDSVVEEFHLARLPYLEAIVKEALRLHPPAPLLITRRPSATSNLSGYTIPKGSTIFINAWAIQTNPEVWENPQDFRPDRFLEDVKIGDFQGNNFNYLPFGSGRRVCPGIPLAEKIVPHVLANLLHLFEWSLPEETKLDLSDKLLMALKKSEPLAVIPTPRSLSALEHCN